A genomic segment from Sulfuritalea hydrogenivorans sk43H encodes:
- the dsrB gene encoding dissimilatory-type sulfite reductase subunit beta, producing the protein MAQAQRRAVESGVPDAAPFMHPTLLKNKGNWKYHDRPRPGVLHHVAHSGDQVWSVRAGTQRQMDTYTIRTLCDIGDKFGEGFVRFTIRSNIEYIVADQKKVDPLIAELEKHGFPVGGTGNSMSMVAHTQGWLHCDIPGTDASGVVKSMMDELYHEFKNEELPNRLHLSTSCCEINCGGQADIAVIIQHTKPPKINHDMVANVCERPTVVARCPVAAIRPAMVNGKPTLEVDEKKCMCCGACYPPCPPMQINDPENSKLAIWVGGKNANARGKPQIMKMVASGLPNNAPRWPEVNKVVGDIIKAYKADARPWERMADWIDRIGWPRFFEKTGLPFTKYLIDDWRGSRTNLNASAHIRF; encoded by the coding sequence ATGGCTCAAGCTCAGCGTCGAGCAGTCGAGAGTGGCGTACCTGATGCCGCCCCCTTCATGCATCCCACCCTGCTCAAGAACAAGGGCAACTGGAAGTATCACGACCGTCCGCGTCCCGGCGTCCTGCACCACGTTGCCCACTCCGGCGACCAGGTGTGGTCCGTGCGCGCCGGCACCCAGCGCCAGATGGACACCTACACCATCCGCACGCTGTGCGACATCGGCGACAAGTTTGGCGAAGGCTTCGTCCGCTTCACCATCCGCTCCAACATCGAGTACATCGTCGCCGACCAGAAGAAGGTCGATCCGCTGATCGCCGAACTCGAAAAGCACGGCTTCCCCGTCGGCGGTACCGGCAACTCCATGTCGATGGTCGCCCACACCCAGGGCTGGCTGCATTGCGACATCCCCGGCACCGACGCCTCCGGCGTGGTCAAGTCGATGATGGACGAGCTCTATCACGAGTTCAAGAACGAAGAGCTGCCCAACCGCCTGCACCTGTCGACCTCCTGCTGCGAGATCAACTGCGGCGGCCAGGCCGACATCGCCGTCATCATCCAGCACACCAAGCCGCCGAAGATCAACCACGACATGGTCGCCAACGTCTGCGAGCGTCCCACCGTGGTTGCCCGCTGCCCGGTCGCGGCGATCCGCCCGGCCATGGTCAATGGCAAGCCGACGCTGGAAGTCGACGAGAAGAAATGCATGTGCTGCGGCGCCTGCTATCCCCCCTGCCCGCCGATGCAGATCAACGACCCGGAGAACTCCAAGCTGGCGATCTGGGTTGGCGGCAAGAACGCCAACGCGCGCGGCAAGCCGCAGATCATGAAAATGGTCGCATCCGGCCTGCCCAACAATGCACCGCGCTGGCCCGAGGTCAACAAGGTCGTGGGCGACATCATCAAGGCCTACAAGGCCGATGCCCGCCCCTGGGAGCGCATGGCCGACTGGATCGACCGCATCGGCTGGCCGCGTTTCTTCGAAAAGACCGGCCTGCCCTTCACCAAGTACCTGATCGACGACTGGCGCGGTTCCCGCACCAACCTGAACGCCTCGGCCCACATCCGCTTCTGA
- the dsrA gene encoding dissimilatory-type sulfite reductase subunit alpha — MAKPMHPTPNLDQLESGPWPSFVTGLKRLAKDKDYMVDVLGHLEHSYQTRKGYWKGGTVGVIGYGGGVIPRFTEIKNEKGEAVFKDAAEFHTLRIMPPPGMHYDTNTLRKFCDIWDKHGSGLIALHGQSGDIMMQGCTTENVQKAWDEINEMGFDMGGAGPAVRTSMSCVGAARCEQSCYDEAKAHKEVINAFLDDIHRPALPYKFKFKFSGCGNDCMNAIHRSDMAVIGTWRDNIRTDAEMGKKWFAKHGMNELVNDVVSRCPTKALQIKDAKDVRKDAHISSVALNDSQCLEIDNKDCVRCMHCINVMTGALAPGKDKGASILIGGKSHLKIGSLMGTMVVPFMKLDTDEDFEKLVELAKTTIDFFAENALEHERTGEMIERIGLVNFLEGIGLEIDANMVTQPRMNPYVRTDGWDDEVAKINAKKAAA; from the coding sequence ATGGCCAAGCCCATGCACCCAACACCGAATCTGGATCAACTGGAAAGCGGCCCCTGGCCGAGCTTTGTTACCGGCTTGAAGCGCCTGGCCAAGGACAAGGATTACATGGTCGACGTTCTGGGCCACCTGGAGCACTCCTACCAGACCCGCAAGGGCTACTGGAAGGGCGGCACGGTCGGCGTCATCGGCTACGGCGGCGGCGTCATCCCCCGCTTCACCGAAATCAAGAATGAAAAGGGCGAGGCCGTCTTCAAGGATGCCGCCGAATTCCACACCCTGCGCATCATGCCGCCCCCCGGCATGCACTACGACACCAATACCCTGCGCAAGTTCTGCGACATCTGGGACAAGCACGGTTCCGGCCTCATCGCGCTGCACGGCCAGTCCGGCGACATCATGATGCAGGGCTGCACCACCGAAAACGTACAGAAGGCCTGGGACGAGATCAACGAAATGGGCTTCGACATGGGCGGCGCCGGTCCGGCCGTGCGTACCTCGATGTCCTGCGTCGGCGCCGCGCGCTGCGAGCAGTCCTGCTACGACGAAGCCAAGGCGCACAAGGAAGTGATCAACGCCTTCCTCGACGACATCCACCGCCCGGCCCTGCCCTACAAGTTCAAGTTCAAGTTCTCCGGCTGCGGCAACGACTGCATGAACGCCATCCACCGCTCCGACATGGCCGTGATCGGCACCTGGCGCGACAACATCCGCACCGACGCCGAAATGGGCAAGAAGTGGTTCGCCAAGCACGGCATGAACGAACTGGTCAATGATGTCGTCTCCCGCTGCCCGACCAAGGCCCTGCAGATCAAGGACGCCAAGGACGTGCGCAAGGACGCCCACATCTCCTCCGTCGCCCTGAACGACAGCCAGTGCCTCGAAATCGACAACAAGGACTGCGTCCGCTGCATGCACTGCATCAATGTCATGACGGGCGCCCTGGCCCCCGGCAAGGACAAGGGCGCTTCGATCCTGATCGGCGGCAAGAGCCACCTCAAGATCGGCAGCCTGATGGGCACCATGGTGGTTCCCTTCATGAAGCTCGACACCGACGAGGACTTCGAAAAGCTGGTCGAACTGGCCAAGACCACCATTGACTTCTTCGCCGAAAACGCGCTGGAGCACGAGCGTACCGGCGAAATGATCGAGCGCATCGGCCTGGTCAACTTCCTCGAAGGCATCGGTCTCGAAATCGACGCCAACATGGTGACCCAGCCGCGCATGAATCCCTACGTCCGCACCGACGGCTGGGACGACGAAGTGGCCAAGATCAACGCGAAGAAGGCCGCCGCCTAA